One Triticum dicoccoides isolate Atlit2015 ecotype Zavitan chromosome 5B, WEW_v2.0, whole genome shotgun sequence genomic window carries:
- the LOC119311820 gene encoding beta-glucosidase BoGH3B-like, which translates to MGSVHKATFVLLMFCLAVLGRAEYLKYKDPKQSIGVRIKDLLGRMTLAEKIGQMTQIERENATTGVLSKYFIGSVLSGGGSVPSSKASVAAWQSMVNEMQKDAMSTRLGIPIIYGIDAVHGHNNVYKATVFPHNVGLGATRDPELVKRIGEATALEVRATGIPYVFAPCIAVCRDPRWGRCYESYSEDPNVVRSMTTIISGLQGDDPSDIKGRPYVGGSKKVAACAKHYVGDGGTFMGINEGNTVIDNNGMMTIHMPAYYNSIIRGVSTIMVSYNSWNGTKMHANHHLITDFLKNKLKFRGFVISDWEGIDRITTPQHLNYSYSIEAGVGAGIDMIMVPFAYTEFIDELTSQVKNNIIPMSRIDDAVYRILRVKFTMGLFENPYADPSLAGELGKQEHREIAREAVRKSLVLLKNGKSAYTTLLPLPKKAGKVLVAGSHADNLGNQCGGWTITWQGLTGNDNTTGTTILSAIKSTVDPSTQVVFSENPDSAAVDSGNYDYAVVVIGEPPYAETFGDSLNLTIPAPGPSVIQTVCKSVKCVVVLISGRPLVVEPYIGAMDAFVAAWLPGTEGQGVADVLFGDYGFTGKLARTWFKSVDQLPMNVGDKHYDPLFPFGYGLTTEAKK; encoded by the exons ATGGGGAGCGTGCACAAGGCCACCTTTGTTCTCCTCATGTTCTGCTTGGCGGTGTTGGGGAGAGCAGAATATCTCAAGTACAAGGACCCGAAGCAGTCGATTGGCGTTCGCATCAAGGACCTGCTCGGCCGGATGACCCTCGCGGAGAAGATCGGCCAGATGACGCAGATCGAGAGGGAGAACGCCACGACGGGGGTGCTATCCAAGTACTTCATAG GCAGCGTGCTGAGTGGTGGAGGCAGCGTGCCTTCTTCCAAGGCATCCGTTGCGGCTTGGCAGTCGATGGTGAACGAAATGCAAAAGGACGCCATGTCCACCCGCCTGGGTATTCCGATTATCTACGGTATTGATGCTGTGCATGGTCACAATAACGTCTACAAAGCCACCGTCTTCCCCCATAACGTTGGCCTCGGAGCTACCAG GGACCCTGAGTTGGTGAAGAGGATAGGAGAAGCAACTGCTCTTGAAGTTAGAGCTACCGGGATTCCATACGTCTTTGCTCCGTGTATTGCG GTTTGTAGAGACCCAAGGTGGGGACGCTGCTATGAAAGCTACAGTGAAGACCCAAATGTTGTCCGTTCAATGACCACAATTATCTCTGGCTTGCAAGGCGATGATCCATCAGATATCAAGGGAAGACCATATGTTGGTGGAAG TAAGAAAGTTGCCGCATGTGCAAAGCACTATGTTGGTGATGGTGGTACGTTTATGGGGATCAACGAGGGCAATACCGTCATAGACAACAATGGGATGATGACTATTCATATGCCTGCTTATTATAATTCTATCATAAGAGGGGTCTCCACTATTATGGTCTCATACAACAGTTGGAACGGAACGAAAATGCACGCTAACCATCACCTAATCACTGATTTCCTCAAGAACAAGCTCAAATTTAGG GGTTTTGTGATTTCAGACTGGGAAGGCATTGATCGGATTACTACTCCCCAACACCTGAACTATTCTTATTCAATTGAGGCCGGAGTTGGTGCAGGTATTGACATG ATCATGGTTCCTTTTGCCTACACGGAATTCATCGATGAATTGACATCCCAAGTTAAGAACAACATTATCCCCATGAGCAGAATCGACGATGCTGTCTACAGGATTCTTCGGGTTAAGTTCACCATGGGTCTGTTTGAGAACCCTTATGCCGATCCAAGCCTCGCTGGCGAGCTCGGAAAGCAA GAACACCGAGAAATCGCTCGGGAAGCCGTAAGGAAATCATTGGTGTTGCTGAAAAATGGAAAATCTGCCTACACTACGTTGTTGCCTCTCCCGAAGAAGGCCGGTAAGGTCCTCGTCGCTGGAAGCCACGCCGACAACTTAGGCAACCAATGTGGAGGATGGACGATCACATGGCAAGGATTGACCGGCAACGATAATACTACTG GGACGACCATCCTTTCGGCGATCAAGTCCACCGTCGACCCCAGCACGCAGGTGGTCTTCTCGGAGAACCCGGACAGCGCCGCCGTGGACAGCGGCAACTACGACTACGCGGTTGTGGTTATCGGCGAGCCGCCCTATGCTGAGACGTTCGGCGACAGCCTGAACTTGACGATCCCTGCCCCCGGACCCTCGGTGATCCAGACCGTCTGCAAGAGTGTCAAGTGCGTGGTGGTCCTCATTTCCGGCAGGCCGCTGGTGGTGGAGCCATACATCGGCGCCATGGACGCGTTCGTCGCCGCGTGGCTGCCCGGCACTGAGGGGCAGGGCGTGGCCGACGTTTTGTTCGGCGACTACGGGTTCACCGGGAAGCTGGCGAGGACGTGGTTCAAGTCGGTGGACCAGCTGCCGATGAACGTCGGCGACAAGCACTacgacccgctgttccccttcgggTATGGCCTCACCACGGAGGCCAAGAAGTGA